Genomic window (Streptomyces yatensis):
CGCTGGCCTGGATCGCCTCGTACGTCGATGGCCTCGGCGGCGGTGCGGCGGACAAGCCCGCGGGCTGACCCGGCCCGCGCCCACCGGGGAAAGCACACGGCCAGGACGCCCCGTCGAGGGGTGCCCTGGCCGTTGTCGCGCGGTGTGGAGCGAAGACCTAGTCGGCGCCGAACTCCATCGCGGCGCGGTCGAGCAGCGTGTCCTGCCCGGACACATGTCCGTCCGAGGCGATCGCCTCGGAGGCGCCCTGCGGCATCGCGCCGATCAGCCCGGTCGAGGCCGCCTGCGCGGCGCCGATCAGCGCCGGATGCGCGTTGCCGACCATGCCGAGACCGGCGTACTGCTCCAGCTTGGCGCGCGAGTCGGCGATGTCGAGATTGCGCATGGTGAGCTGGCCGATCCGGTCCACCGGCCCGAAGGCGGAGTCCTCGGTCCGCTCCATGGAGAGCTTGTCCGGGTGGTAGCTGAACGCCGGTCCGGAGGTGTCCAGGATGGAGTAGTCCTCACCGCGCCGCAGCCGCAGGGTCACCTCGCCGGTGATCGCCGCGCCGACCCAGCGCTGCAGCGACTCGCGCACCATCAGCGCCTGCGGGTCCAGCCAGCGGCCCTCGTACATCAGCCGGCCGAGCCGCCGTCCCTCGCTGTGGTAGGTGGCCAGGGTGTCCTCGTTGTGGATCGCGTTGACCAGCCGCTCGTACGCCGCGTGCAGCAGCGCCATGCCCGGTGCCTCGTAGATGCCCCGGCTCTTGGCCTCGATGACGCGGTTCTCGATCTGGTCGGACATGCCCATGCCGTGCCGGCCGCCGATGGCGTTGGCCTCCAGCACCAGATCGACGGCGGAGGCGAACTCCTTGCCGTTGATTGTCACCGGCCGGCCCTGCTCGAAGCCGATCGTGACGTCCTCGGCCGCTATCTCGACCGTCGGGTCCCAGAACCGCACGCCCATGATCGGCTCGACGAGCTCGATGCCCGTGTCGAGGTGCTCGAGCGACTTGGCCTCGTGGGTCGCGCCCCAGATGTTGGCGTCGGTGGAGTAGGCCTTCTCGGTGCTGTCCCGGTAGGGCAGGTCGTGGGCGACCAGCCACTCCGACATCTCCTTGCGGCCGCCGAGCTCGCTGACGAAGTCGGCGTCCAGCCAGGGCTTGTAGATCCGCAGGGAGGGGTTGGCCAGCAGGCCGTAGCGGTAGAACCGCTCGATGTCATTGCCCTTGAAGGTGGAGCCGTCGCCCCAGATCTGCACATCGTCCTCGAGCATGGCGCGCACCAGCAGGGTGCCGGTGACCGCCCGCCCGAGCGGGGTGGTGTTGAAGTAGGCCCGGCCGCCGGAGCGGATGTGGAACGCCCCGCAGGCAAGGGCCGCGAGCCCCTCCTCGACCAGGGCCGCCCGGCAGTCGACCAGCCGGGCGACCTCCGCGCCGTACGTCGTGGCGCGCCCGGGGACCGAGGCGATGTCGGGCTCGTCGTACTGGCCGATGTCGGCGGTATAGGTGCAGGGCACCGCGCCCTTGTCGCGCATCCACGCGACCGCTACCGAGGTGTCGAGGCCGCCGGAGAAGGCGATCCCGACGCGTTCGCCGACAGGGAGGGAGGTGAGAACTTTGGACACAGCAGGAGTATGCAGTCTTATGCATGATCATGCAAGCGCCCCTGGTGATGCTCATGATCCAAACGCCTCGTCCCGCGCTTCGCCGGGCCGGGAACCGGGGCGCCCGGGTGGCTCCGGGGCGGTTCCGGGCGGTTCTGGGGCGGCTCCGGGCGGCGAAGCGCGGGGGCGGGGGTCACGAGGTCAGATACGCCTCCACCTCACTGAGCTGGGCCGCCGGCCAGCCCGTATTGCCGGTGACATTGAGCCTCAGATAGCGCACCTGCGTGGTGCCGGGCAGGGCGACGGTGACCTTGTTGCCGGTCGCCGGGTCGAAGCGGTAGCCCTGCGAGCCCACCACCGTCGTATACGCGGAGCCGTCGGCGCTGCCCAGCACGGACAGGGTCTGGGTACGGGCACCCCACGCCGAGGAGGGCGGCAGCTTCAGCACCAGCCGGCGGACGGCCTGGCTGGAGCCCAGGTCCACGGTCAGGGCCTGCGGAAAGGCGTTGTTGGTCGACTCCCAGT
Coding sequences:
- the argG gene encoding argininosuccinate synthase — translated: MSKVLTSLPVGERVGIAFSGGLDTSVAVAWMRDKGAVPCTYTADIGQYDEPDIASVPGRATTYGAEVARLVDCRAALVEEGLAALACGAFHIRSGGRAYFNTTPLGRAVTGTLLVRAMLEDDVQIWGDGSTFKGNDIERFYRYGLLANPSLRIYKPWLDADFVSELGGRKEMSEWLVAHDLPYRDSTEKAYSTDANIWGATHEAKSLEHLDTGIELVEPIMGVRFWDPTVEIAAEDVTIGFEQGRPVTINGKEFASAVDLVLEANAIGGRHGMGMSDQIENRVIEAKSRGIYEAPGMALLHAAYERLVNAIHNEDTLATYHSEGRRLGRLMYEGRWLDPQALMVRESLQRWVGAAITGEVTLRLRRGEDYSILDTSGPAFSYHPDKLSMERTEDSAFGPVDRIGQLTMRNLDIADSRAKLEQYAGLGMVGNAHPALIGAAQAASTGLIGAMPQGASEAIASDGHVSGQDTLLDRAAMEFGAD